A single region of the Corticium candelabrum chromosome 15, ooCorCand1.1, whole genome shotgun sequence genome encodes:
- the LOC134191520 gene encoding uncharacterized protein LOC134191520 produces MPTSRDSKRWFFVFLLFSSGVPRAEIPSYDNFLRYGFRLTSVKTGFSRELMPPSVLHSTDKWMNPYVWQLVKQLWRQRRFWTASRGVGFWERDVRGTWREHGLAFPDWEDKQYLDRYRVTKATFWFLFRRYGWRLQKQNTNLRKPINTDKRFAITLHWLAHSTSFSELSIIYRVAKASIVSIVHEGMYVLRRFLVPDSIRFSTGDELDQAIADFEALCCLPHCGGALDGTFMRIKNLANLETAITVTKDFIAS; encoded by the coding sequence ATGCCGACAAGCAGAGATAGTAAACGCTGGTTTTTCGTTTTCCTGCTGTTCTCGTCTGGCGTACCGCGAGCTGAAATACCATCATATGACAACTTTCTTCGCTATGGTTTCCGACTTACATCTGTGAAGACCGGGTTTTCTAGGGAATTGATGCCGCCTTCTGTTTTGCACAGCACGGATAAGTGGATGAATCCCTATGTGTGGCAATTAGTGAAGCAGCTCTGGCGTCAGCGACGATTTTGGACAGCATCTAGAGGTGTTGGATTTTGGGAGAGAGATGTGCGAGGTACGTGGAGGGAACATGGGCTTGCTTTTCCTGATTGGGAAGACAAACAGTATCTGGACAGATACAGAGTCACAAAAGCAACATTCTGGTTTCTATTTAGACGATACGGCTGGCGTctacaaaagcaaaacaccaATTTGAGGAAACCAATAAATACAGACAAGCGCTTTGCAATTACTCTACACTGGCTTGCTCATTCAACGTCTTTTTCAGAACTATCTATAATCTACCGAGTTGCAAAAGCCTCTATTGTGTCAATTGTGCACGAGGGAATGTATGTGTTGCGTCGGTTTCTAGTTCCAGATTCTATTCGTTTTTCCACTGGAGATGAACTGGACCAAGCTATTGCTGACTTTGAAGCACTCTGTTGTTTGCCCCACTGTGGTGGAGCATTAGATGGGACTTTTATGCGAATAAAAAACCTAGCAAATTTGGAAACAGCTATTACTGTTACAAAAGATTTCATAGCATCATAG
- the LOC134191457 gene encoding uncharacterized protein LOC134191457, with protein sequence MRNTFETALGNIGFATKICLSRYRTFFKDSKEIAEINGRVAIADFTTRRSTENGRHGTKRKPTRKENQPHHGTNFPTQNIQKSHRSVGRGRRLPTIRYNDALWSRKAIIFLCLIDASGEVVGDEISFVGRFLNKTVEYVGGVEALSAAIVPIRWYLGDAQTNQSKKKDQLAAIVLLQDTKTEGVRKFSQT encoded by the coding sequence ATGAGAAATACTTTCGAAACAGCTCTTGGAAATATTGGATTTGCGACCAAGATTTGTCTATCGAGGTACCGTACATTCTTTAAAGATTCCAAAGAGATCGCTGAAATCAATGGTCGTGTTGCAATTGCAGACTTCACAACTCGAAGAAGTACAGAAAATGGTCGACATGGCACAAAACGCAAACCAACTCGAAAAGAAAACCAACCACACCATGGAACGAATTTCCCCACCCAAAATATACAGAAAAGCCATCGATCTGTTGGAAGGGGAAGACGCTTGCCGACGATACGCTACAATGATGCTCTATGGAGCAGAAAAGCCATCATATTCCTGTGTTTGATAGACGCGTCAGGCGAGGTCGTAGGCGACGAGATTTCTTTTGTGGGTAGATTTCTCAACAAAACGGTCGAATATGTTGGAGGTGTAGAGGCATTGAGTGCTGCGATTGTTCCCATTCGTTGGTACCTCGGAGACGCACAAACCAACCAGAGCAAAAAGAAGGATCAGCTGGCTGCTATCGTTCTCCTCCAAGATACAAAAACCGAAGGGGTACGCAAGTTCTCCCAAACCTAA